The window TTCCTCGCCGTCGCCGTCGATCTCCTCGTCGAAGTCGTCCAGCAGCTCGGCGAGCGCGTCCGGGTCGTGCACGGCGCCCTCGAAGACATGGCGGCCCTGGCCGATCAGCCAGCACCGGAAGAAGTCGAAGGCGTCGTCGCTCGCCCCGTCCAGCAGCACCCAGGCGGCACCCCACAGGTCCCACCGGTAGGCGCGGTTGTAGCGCGACTCGAAGTGACGGGCGAAGTCCAGGACCGAGTCCGGGTCGAGCTGCGAGAGCCGCTCCACGAGCAGGTCGGCCTGCTCCTCCGGGTCGCCTTCGGCGGCCTCGCGCGAGTCGTCCACCAGCTCCCAGAACTCCGTCTCGTCCATCACGGGACAAGCATCGGCCCTGGGACACACGGGCGCACCCGGAGTGCGCGGGATCGTTATGCGCCGCCCCGGGGCCGGTGCCCGGGGTGGTAGAGCCCGGCCAGCCGCAGCGCGTCCGCCGCGAACCGCTCGCGCAGGCCCTCGGGCGCCAGCACCTCCACCTCCGCGCCGAGCGCCGTGAGCTGGGTGTGGGCGACCTCCTCGGACTCCACCGGCAGAGCCACCGTCACCCATCCGTCGGCGTCCGGCTCCTCCGCGTCCGCCAGGGCCTCCCGCGCGGACAGCGAGTCGAGGGCATGGGGCAGGGCGCGCACACCGTAGGGGGACAGCCGCACCACCACCCGTGCCCGCAGGATGGACCGGGCGAACTGCTCCGCCCGCTCCTCCCAGAAGGCCGGCAGCTCGAACTCCGGCTCCCGCTCGAAGCGCTCCTCGCCCGGCTCCACCGCCGTGAACCGGTCGATCCGGTACACCCGGAAGGACCCGCCCCCGGCCACCCGCGCGCACAGGTACCAGACGCCCGCCTTCAGCACGAGCCCGTACGGCTCCAGCTCCCGGACGACCTCGTCCTCCCCGCGCCGGTAGCGGGCGACGACCCGCCGGTCGTCCCACACGGCGTCGGCGACGGCAGGCAGCAGCGCGGGCGTCCTCGGCTCCTTGAACCAGTTCGGCGCGTCCAGATGGAACCGCTGCGCCGCCGTCTTCGAGGCGTCCCGCAGGGACGGCAGCAGCGCCGCCGACACCTTCAGCTGAGCGGCCGAGGCGGCGTCCTCCAGACCCATCTCACGCAGCGCCCCCGGCACCCCGGACAGGAACAGCGCCTCCGCCTCGCCCCGGTGCAGCCCGGTCAGCCGCGTCCGGTACCCGCCGATCAGCCGGTACCCGCCGGCCCGGCCCCGGTCCGCGTACACCGGCACACCCGCCTCCGACAGCGCCTGGGCGTCCCGGGTCACGGTCCGCTCCGACACCTCCAGCTCACGGGCGAGTTCGGCGGCCGTCATGGCCGGCCGGGACTGGAGCAGCAGCACCATCTTGATGAGCCGGGCAGCACGCATGGGCACATCATGCAGCAGGCCCCCGCCGGAGCGAGGGCCTGCCGATCACCGGTCGGTTCTCACAGACCGTACTTCTCGCGCGCTTCCTTCACGGCCGTCGCCTTGACCTCGCCGCGCTTGGCGAGCTGGGCCAGGGCCGCGACGACGATGGACTCGGCGTCCACGCCGAAGTGGCGGCGGGCCGCCTCACGGGTGTCCGAGAGGCCGAAGCCGTCGGCGCCCAGCGAGGAATAGTCCTGCTCGACCCACTGCGCGATCTGGTCCGGGACCTGGCGCATGTAGTCGGAGACCGCCAGCACCGGGCCCTCGGCGCCCTGGAGCGCCTGCCGGACGAACGGCACCCGCTCCTCGCCGCGCAGCAGCGCCTCGTCCGCCTCCAGGGCGTCCCGGCGCAGCTCGCCCCAGGACGTCGCCGACCACACGTCGGCCGCCACGCCCCACTCCTCGGCGAGCAGCTGCTGCGCCTTGAGCGCCCAGTGGATCGCCGTACCGGAGCCGAGGAGCTGGATCCGCGGGGCGTTGGCCGGCGGCGTGATGCCCGCCGACTCCGCCGTGTTGAAGCGGTACAGGCCCTTGACGATGCCCTCGTCGACCCCGTCCACGGACGGCTTCGCCGGCTGCGGCATCGGCTCGTTGTAGACCGTCAGGTAGTAGAAGACGTTCTGGTCCTCGCCCGGGGCCGCCTCGCCGTACATCCGGCGCAGACCGTCCTTGACGATCGCCGCGACCTCGTAGGCGAACGCCGGGTCGTACGACAGGGCCGCCGGGTTGGTCGCCGCGATGACGGGGGAGTGGCCGTCGGCGTGCTGCAGGCCCTCACCGGTCAGGGTGGTGCGGCCGGCCGTGGCGCCGATCAGGAAGCCGCGGCCGAGCTGGTCGCCGAGCTGCCACATCTGGTCGGCCGTGCGCTGCCAGCCGAACATCGAGTAGAAGATGTAGAACGGGATCATCGCCTCGCCGTGCGTCGCGTACGACGTCGAAGCGGCGATGAAGTCGGCCATCGAACCGGCCTCGGTGATCCCCTCGTTGAGGATCTGGCCGTTCTTGGCCTCCTTGTAGTACATCAGCTGGTCGCGGTCGACCGGCTCGTACGTCTGGCCCTTGGGCGAGTAGATGCCGAGCGACGGGAACAGCGACTCCATACCGAAGGTGCGCGCCTCGTCCGGGACGATCGGCACCCAGCGCTTGCCCGACTCCTTGTCGCGGACCAGGTCCTTGACCAGGCGGACGAACGCCATCGTCGTCGCCACGTTCTGCGAGCCGGAGCCCTTGTCGAAGGACGCGAACGCCTTCTCCGCCGGGGCGGGCAGCGGGGCGACCGGGTGCACACGACGGGCCGGGGCCGGACCGCCGAGGGCGGCGCGGCGCTCCTGGAGGTAGCGGACCTCGGGGGAGTCGGCGCCCGGGTGGCCGTAGGGCACCACGCCGTCCACGAAGTCGCCGTCCTTGATCGGCAGCTCCAGCAGATCGCGCATGTTCTTGAACTCGTCCACCGTCAGCTTCTTCATCTGGTGGTTGGCGTTCTTCGACGCGAAGCCCTCGCCGAGGGTGTGGCCCTTGACCGTCTGGGCCAGGATCACGGTCGGCGCGCCCTTGTGCTCGACGGCCGCACGGTAGGCGGCGTACACCTTGCGCGCCTCGTGACCACCGCGCGAGAAGTGGAAACACTCGAGGATCTTGTCGTCGCTCAGCAGCTTCGCCAGCTCCACGAGCGCCGGGTCGGCGCCGAAGAAGTCCTGGCGGATGTAGGCGGCGTCACGCGTCTGGTACGTCTGGATCTGCGCGTCCGGTACCTGACGCAGACGGCGTACGAGCGCGCCGCTGGTGTCGAGCTGGAACAGCTCGTCCCAGGCCGTGCCCCACAGCGTCTTGATCACGTTCCAGCCGGCGCCGCGGAACTGGGCCTCCAGCTCCTGCACGATCTTGAAGTTGGCGCGGACCGGGCCGTCGAGGCGCTGCAGGTTGCAGTTGATGACGAACGTGAGGTTGTCCAGCTCCTCACGCGCGGCGAGCGCGAGGGCCGCCGTCGACTCGGGCTCGTCCATCTCGCCGTCGCCGAGGAACGCCCACACATGCGAACCGGCGGTGTCCTTGATGCCGCGGTTGGCCAGGTAGCGGTTGAAGCGCGCCTGGTAGATGGCGGAGAGCGGGCCGAGGCCCATCGACACCGTCGGGAACTCCCACAGCCAGGGCAGACGGCGCGGGTGCGGGTAGGACGGCAGGCCGTCGCCGCCCGCCTCGCGGCGGAAGTTGTCGAGCTGGCTCTCGTTCAGCCGGCCGTCGAGGAAGGCGCGGGCGTAGATGCCGGGGGAGGCGTGGCCCTGGATGTAGAGCTGGTCGCCGGAGCCGTCGGCTTCCTTGCCCTTGAAGAAGTGGTTGAAGCCGGTCTCGTAGAGCCAGGCCGCGGAGGCGAAGGTGGCGATGTGGCCGCCGACGCCGTACTTGCTGCCCCGGGTCACCATCGCGGCCGCGTTCCAGCGGTTCCACGCGGTGATCCGCTGCTCCATCGCCTCGTCACCGGGCACGCCGGGCTCGGCGGCGGTGGGGATGGAGTTGACGTAGTCGGTCTCCAGGAGCTTCGGCAGCGCCAGGCCGGCGCCCTCGGCACGCTCCAGCGTGCGCCGCATGAGGTATGCGGCACGATGCGGTCCGGCCGCCTCGGTCACCGCGTCCAGGGAGGCCTGCCATTCGGCGGTCTCCTCCGGGTCCCGGTCCGGGAGCTGGTCGAGCTCGCTCGGCTGGATGGCTTTGGGGTCGGTCATGTCGCCGCCTTCCTCAGTCGAAGGGGGTTCCCTCATCGGTAAGGGTTCGGGGGTGCCCTTTGTCTTTGGCAGGACAGGGCTGGGGCTTGGGTGGCAAGCCCGTCGGCGACTGTAACTCTCTGATCGATGATCGATCAAAGGGTTGAGGCGTAAAACCTCTTGATCACGAGAAAGTAGGCACGCGGTGCCTCCGGGAGTGGCACGCGGTGACGGGTTTTGGGCTGGTTTTCGCAGGTGAGAGGCGTATGAGCGGAGGTGTGCCCGAATGTCACGCCCGGGGCGCGCAGCCCAGGACGTGGGCCTTCACCAGTTCGGCGATCCGGGGGTCGCGGCGCTTGAAGGCGGCGACCAGCTCCTCGTGCTCCTCCGCGTACGACTGCTGCTGGGTGCCCAGCCAGCGGATCGACAGGGCCGTGAACACCTCGATGCCGAGGCCTTCCCAGGTGTGCAGCAGGACGGAGTTGCCCGCCGCGCGGACCATTTCGCGGTGGAAGGCGACGGTGTGGCGGACCTGGGCGGTGCCGTCCGACCTGCGGTCGGCCTCGTACAGGGCGGTGACGTGCGGTTCCAGCGCCCCGCAGTCCTCGGCGAGGCCCTGGGCCGCCAGCTCCGCCGCGATGGCCTCCAGACCGGCCCGGACCGGGTAGCTCTCCTCCAGGTCGGCGGCGGTGAGGTTCCGTACGCGGACGCCCTTGTTCGGAGCGGACTCGATCAGGCGCAGGGACTCCAGCTCGCGCAGGGCCTCGCGGACCGGGGTCTGGCTGACCTCCAGCTCCGTGGCGATCCGGCGCTCGACGATCCGCTCGCCCGGCTGCCAGCGTCCGCTGATGATCCCCTCCAGGATGTGCTCGCGGATCTGCTCGCGCAGCGAGTGGATGACGGGCGCGGTCATGTGAGCTCCTTAAAGGGGTTTGACGTTTAGACAATAAGGCCGGGTCGCTCCGCGGGCGGGATGGGTGGGGGTGTCTTGGTGCAGGTGAGACGAGACTTACATGGGGGGTGTGACTTCGTCGTTCGGCTGCCGTGCCGTGGTGGTTGCTCGCGCAGTTCCCCGCGCCCCTGAAAGCAGGCAGTGCCCCCGCCCGGTGATGTCCGGGCGGGGGCACTGTTCAGCCGTGCAAAAAGGTCAGAGGCCGAGCTCGACCTCGAACTCGCCCGCCTCCAGGATGGCCTTGACCGCCGTCAGGTAGCGGGCGGCGTCGGCGCCGTCCACCAGGCGGTGGTCGTAGGACAGGGTCAGGTACGTCATGTCGCGGACGCCGATGACCGTGCCCTCCTCCGTCTCGATGACGGCGGGGCGCTTGACCGTGGCGCCGATGCCGAGGATGGCGACCTGGCCGGGCGGCACGATGATCGTGTCGAAGAGCGCGCCACGCGAACCGGTGTTGCTGATGGTGAAGGTCGCGCCGGACAGCTCGTCCGGGGTGATCTTGTTGGCACGGACCTTGCCCGCGAGCTCCGCCGTGGCCTTGGCGATACCGGCCAGGTTGAGGTCACCGGCGTTCTTGATGACCGGGGTCATCAGGCCCTTCTCGGAGTCCACCGCGATACCGACGTTCTCGGTGTCGAAGTAGGTGATGGTCCCCTCGGCCTCGTTGATCTTGGCGTTGATCGGCGCGTGCGCCTTCAGCGCCTGGGCCGCGGCCTTGACGAAGAACGGCATCGGGGACAGCTTCACGCCCTCACGGGCCGCGAAGGAGTCCTTGGCCCGGGCGCGCAGCTTCATCAGACGCGTGACGTCGACCTCGACGACCGAGGACAGCTGGGCCTGCTCCTGCAGGGCCTTGACCATGTTGTCGCCGATGACCTTGCGGATCCGCGGCATCTTGATGGTCTGGCCGCGCAGCGGCGAGGTCTCCAGCACCGGGGCCTTCTTGGCGGCCGGAGCAGCGGCGGCCGCGGCCGGAGCCGGGGCAGCGGCGGCGGCCTTCGCGGCCTCGGCGGCGGCGATGACGTCCTGCTTGCGGATACGGCCGCCGACGCCGGTGCCCTTGACGGTGGACAGGTCGACGCCGTTCTCGGCGGCGAGCTTGCGCACCAGCGGGGTGACGTAGGCGCCGTCGTCGGTCGGCTGGGCGGCGGCCGGAGCGGCCGGGGCCTGGGCCGGAGCCGGGGCGGGCGCCGGAGCGGCCGGGGCCGGCTCGGGAGCCGGGGTCTCCTGCTGCTGCGGGGCCGGGGCCGACGGAGCCTGCGGGGCCGGGGCGGCCGGCTGGGGCGCCGGGGCGGGCTCGGCCGGGGCGGCCGGGGCCTCCTGCGCCGGAGCGGCGGCCGGAGCCGCGCCCGCGACACCGATGACGGCGAGCTTGGCGCCGACCTCGGCGGTCTCGTCCTCGCCGACCACGATCTCCAGCAGCGTGCCCGCGGTGGGCGCCGGGATCTCGGTGTCGACCTTGTCGGTGGAGACCTCGAGCAGCGGCTCGTCGGCCTCGACGCTGTCACCGACCGACTTCAGCCAGCGGGTGACGGTGCCCTCGGTGACGGACTCGCCGAGCGCGGGCAGGACGACGTCCGTGCCCTCGGCGGAGCCGCCGCCGGCGGCGGCGTCGGTGGTGGGAGCGGGCGCCGGGGCGGCCTGCTCGGTGGACGGGGCGGCCGCGGCCGGCTCGGGAGCGGGCTCGGGGGCCTGCTCGGCGGCCGGGGCCGGGGCGGCGGCGGGGGCACCGCTGCCGTCGTCGATGAGGGCCAGCTCGGCGCCGACCTCAACGGTCTCGTCCTCGGCGACCTTGATGGAGGCCAGGACACCGGCTGCGGGGGAGGGGATCTCGGTGTCGACCTTGTCGGTCGAGACCTCGAGCAGCGGCTCGTCGGCCTCGACGCGCTCACCCTCGGCCTTCAGCCAGCGGGTGACAGTGCCCTCGGTGACGCTCTCGCCGAGCGCCGGAAGGGTTACGGAAACCGCCATGGTTTCGGTTGCTCCTTACGGAAAGTGCGGAAGTCTGTGTCGTCGCTTTTCGACCGAGGGGGTCAGTCGTGCGAGTGGAGGGGCTTGCCGGCCAGGGCCAGGTGGGCCTCGCCGAGCGCCTCGTTCTGCGTCGGGTGGGCGTGGACGAGCTGCGCGACCTCGGCGGGCAGCGCCTCCCAGTTGTAGATCAGCTGGGCTTCGCCGACCTGCTCGCCCATGCGGTCGCCGACCATGTGGACGCCGACCACGGCACCGTCCTTGACCTGCACGAGCTTGATCTCGCCCGTGGTGTTCAGGATCTTGCTCTTGCCGTTGCCCGCGAGGTTGTACTTCAGAGCGACGACCTTGTCCGCGCCGTAGATCTCCTTGGCCTTGGCCTCGGTGATGCCGACGGAGGCGACCTCCGGGTGGCAGTACGTCACCCGCGGGACACCGTCGTAGTCGATCGGAACGGTCTTCAGACCGGCCAGACGCTCCGCCACCAGGATGCCCTCGGCGAAGCCGACGTGCGCGAGCTGGAGGGTCGGGACCAGGTCACCGACGGCGGAGACGGTCGGGACGTTGGTGCGCATGTACTCGTCGACCAGCACGTAGCCGCGGTCCATGGCGACGCCCTGCTCCTCGTAGCCGAGGCCCTGCGAGACCGGGCCGCGGCCGACGGCGACCAGCAGGATCTCGGCCTCGAACTCCTTGCCGTCGGCGAGGGTGACCTTGACACCGTCCTGGGTGTACTCGGCCTTCTCGAAGAAGGTGCCCAGGTTGAACTTGATGCCGCGCTTGCGGAAGGCGCGCTCGAGCAGCTTGGAGGAGTTCTCGTCCTCGACCGGCACGAGGTGCTTCAGGCCCTCGATGACGGTGATGTCCGCACCGAAGGACTTCCAGGCGGAGGCGAACTCGACGCCGATGACACCGCCGCCGAGGACGATGGCCGACTTCGGCACACGGTCCAGGACCAGGGCGTGGTCGGAGGAGATGATGCGGTTGCCGTCGATCTCCAGGCCGGGCAGCGACTTCGGCACGGAGCCGGTCGCGAGCAGCACGTGGCGGCCCTGGACGCGCCGGCCGTTCACATCGACGGAGGTCGGGGAGGAGAGCTTGCCCTCACCCTCGATGTACGTCACCTTGCGCGAGGCGACCAGGCCCTGCAGGCCCTTGTACAGGCCGGAGATCACGCCGTCCTTGTACTTGTGGACGCCGGCGATGTCGATGCCCTCGAAGCTGGCCTTCACACCGAACTGCTCGCTCTCGCGGGCCTGGTCGGCGATCTCGCCCGCGTGCAGCAGAGCCTTGGTGGGGATGCATCCCCGGTGCAGGCAGGTCCCGCCGACCTTGTCCTTCTCGATCAGGGCGACGTCCAGGCCAAGCTGCGCCCCGCGCAGGGCCGCGGCGTAACCACCGCTGCCACCGCCGAGGATCACTAGGTCGAAAACGGTGCTGGCGTCGTTCGCCACGTCACGTCCTCCATGCATGTGCGCCGTACGCCGGTCTTCACTGACCGGCAGGCGGCTGGTGTCCGGCCGCTCGTTCTTCGGCCCTTCGGTGGGGCCCTGTCCTGCCGAGCCCCATCTTCGCACTTGTCGACACACAAAGAGACGCCGGGCTGCTGTGTGAGACGCCCCACGTTCAGATGAGAGTGCCCCCGGGGGCACGCCCCAAGGGGCGCGGGCCTGTGTTCGATCAGCGGCTCCGCCGCGCGGGCGCGACCAGCCCCCACGCTCGCCTGCGACGGACAGCGGGGTCACGCCTTCAGGGGCGCGGGGCTGTGTTCGATCTGCGGCTCCGCCGCGCGGGCGCGACCAGCCCCCACGCTCGCCTGCGACGAGCAGCGGGGGCACGCCTTCAGGGGCGCGGGGAACTGCGCGAACAACCCCCACGCCCCCGCACTCGCCACACAACCGGCGAGGCCGAGCCAATAGGCGAACTCAGCCGAGGTCACCCGCGGCCGTCAGCTCCGCCAGCCGCACCAGCGTCCGCACAGCCGACCCCGTACCACCCTTCGGCGTGTACCCGAAGGGCCCGCCCTCGTTGAACGCCGGCCCCGCGATGTCGAGGTGCGCCCAGGTGATCCCCTCGCCCACGAACTCGCGCAGGAACAGACCGGCGACCAGCCCGCCGCCCATCCGCTCGCCCATGTTCGCGATGTCGGCCGTGGGGGAGTCCATCCCCTTGCGCAGGTGCTCCGGCAGCGGCATCGGCCACGCCGGCTCCCCGACCTCCTCCGCGGCCTCGTGCACCGCGGAGCGGAACGCGTCGTCGTTGCCCATGATCCCGAACGTCCGGTTGCCCAGCGCCAGCACCATCGCCCCGGTCAGCGTCGCCACGTCCACGATCGCGTCCGGCTTCTCCTGGGAGGCCGCCCACAGGGCGTCGGCCAGCACCAGCCGGCCCTCGGCGTCGGTGTTGAGCACCTCCACCGTCTTGCCGCTATACATCCGCAGCACGTCACCCGGACGGGTCGCGGAACCGGACGGCATGTTCTCGGCCAGGGCGAGCCAGCCGGTGACGTTGACCTCGAGACCCAGCCGCGCGGCGGCGACGACCGCGGCGAACACGGTGGCCGCGCCGCTCATGTCGCACTTCATCGTCTCGTTGTGACCGGCCGGCTTCAGCGAGATGCCGCCCGAGTCGTAGGTGATGCCCTTGCCGACGAAGGCGAGGTGCTTCTTCGCCTTCGAGGAGGTGTAGGACAGCTTCACCAGGCGCGGTCCCGCCGCCGAGCCGGCCCCGACGCCGAGGATGCCGCCGTAGCCGCCCTTCTCCAGGGCCTTCACGTCGAGCACCTGCACCTTGATGCCGTGCTCCTTGGCCGCGGTCTGCGCGACCGCGGCGAACGCCTCGGGGTTGAGGTCGTTCGGCGGGGTGTTGATCAGGTCGCGGGCGCGGTTGAGCTCCTCGGACACGGCGGCGGCACGCTCGATCGCCGCCTTGTACGCCTTGTCGCGGGGCTTGCCGCCCAGCAGGGTGACCTCGGCGAGGGGGGCCTTGCCGTTCTTCGCCTTGGGGTCCTTGCCGTTCTCCTTGTAGGCGTCGAACGAGTACGCGCCGAGCAGCGCGCCCTCGCCGATCGCGCCGGCGTCGGCGGCGTCCGTCAGCGGCAGGGCGAAGGCGGCCTTCTTGGTCCCGGACAGGGCGCGGGCGGCGACGCCGGCGGCCCTGCGCAGGGCCTCGGTGTCGTAGTCGGCGTCCTTCTCGGGTACCGCGCCCAGGCCCACCGCCAGTACGAGCGGTGCCTTGAAGCCGGACGGTGCCGGCAGCTTCGTCAACTCGCCCTCGGCACCGGAGGCGCCGAGAGTCTCCAGGACGCCGGCGAGCTTGCCGTCGTACGCCTTGTCCACGGCCTCGGCGCCCGGTGCGACGACCGGCCCCTTGGCACCCTTGGCGACACCGATCACGATCGCGTCGGCCCGCAGGCCGGGCGCCGCGGCGGTGCTGAGAGTGAGAGCAGTCACGGTGGTGAAATCTCGCTTCCGATGTGAAGTTGCGATGGTCGAACGGTGTGGGTCGACCGGGCCCGAGCCGACCCTATTCCGACTCGGGGCCGGCGATCACGGGGCCTTCCCCGGTGCGGCGAACACTCGACGACGAGACTACGCGCGTGGTCGCGTTCGCTCATTACTGCGGGTGTTCACCTGTCGGTCGCGAAGTAGCCATTTCTTGATCCCTCAAGGCGGTGAACTCGGTCACACTCGCTCGGATCCGGCAAGAGTCTCGCTCGCCGCTTTGCATGATTTTCACTGATCCTCCTCTGTTCGGCCTTTGTTCGACCGCAAGGGGATCTCTGGGATCTTCTTGGGGGAGGAACCATGGCGCAGCGTGCGCGCAGGTGGAGAAACACGGCCGCGGCGATGACGGCGGCAGGCATGATCACGGCCGGGGCGACGGCGCCCGGGGCGGCGGCAGCGGAAGAGCCGCGCATCGATCTCAAGGTGCTGGTGGTGGACAACGGCGACAGTCCCGTCAAGGCCGTCACCGCCCAGCTCAGAAGCACGGGTGTCCCGTACACCACCGTCGATCTGAACGACTCCGGCCGCCCGAGAATCACCGAGTCGTTCCTGAGCGACACGGTCAGCGGCAGGCCCCGCGCCAAGTACCAGGGCGTCGTCCTGCCGAACGAGGCCCCGTTCGGCGCGGGCTCCGCCGAGCAGACCGCCCTGGAGACGTACGAACGGACGTACGGCATCCCGCAGGTCGACGCCTACACCTGGGCCCACCCGAGGGTCGGCCTCGACTACACCAGTGAAGGCGGCTGGGCGGGCACCCTCGACGGGCGCGAGGCATCGGTCACCGCAGCCGGGAAGGCCGGCCGGTTCGGCTATCTCCAGGGCGCGTTCCGGTTCGAGGACAACGCGCCGGACGTGCAGGAGAGTTACGGCTATGTCGCCCGGCCCCGCGCCGGCTTCACCAGCTATGTCGACATCCCCGTGCCCGGCGGCACCGGCCGCGGCAGCCTCGTCGGCGAGTACGCCCACGACGGCCGCCGCGAACTCGTCGTGACCTTCGCGTACAACAACAACCAGCAGCAGTTCCGGCTGCTGGCCCGGGGCATCGTCGAGTGGCTCACCCAGGGCGTGCACCTGGGGCAGACCCGCAACTCCTTCGCGGTGCACGTCGACGACGTGTTCGCCCCGGACAGCCGCTGGGACACCGAACGCAACTGCACCCCGGGTGACTTCGACTGCGCGGGCGGCGACGGCGAGGGCACCACGCCGATCCGCATGACCGCGGACGACGCCGCCTACGCCGCCCGGTGGCAGCGCGAGCACGGCTTCACCATGGACATGGTCTACAACGCCGGTTCCGGCGAGGAGTGGAAGGCCGAACACGGCGGCACCGACGCCCTCACCGACCGGCTGCTCGCCGACGAGGCGCAGTACCGCTGGGTCAACCACACCTACACGCACCCGTTCCTCGGCTGTGTCCAGGACACCTCCAGCGTGCCGTGGAGCTGCGCGAAGAACGCGGACGGCTCGGTGAAGTACACGAGCCGCGCCGAGATCGCCGCGCAGATCCGCGACAACCACAACTGGGCCGTGGGCAAGGGCCTTCCGGTCGACCGCGCCGAACTCGTCACCGGTGAGCACTCGGGCCTGAAGACGCTGCCCCAGCAGCCCGCCGACAACCCGAACCTGTCCCGCGCCCTCGCCGACACCGGCGTCAAGTGGATCGCCTCGGACAACTCACGCGAGCCCGAGCAGCGGGCGATCGGTAACGCGCTGACCGTCCCGCGCCACCCGATGAACGTGTACTACAACGTGGGCACGGCGGCCGAGATGGCCGACGAGTACAACTGGATCTACACCTCGCGCGGCGACGGCGGCAGCGGCGTCTGCGAGGACAACCCCACCTCGACCTGCCTGGACGAGCCGCTCGACACCACCACCGGCTACGCCGAGCACATCGTCCCCCAGGAGGCGCGCACCGCCCTGGGCCACGCCCTCGCGGGCGACCCCAGACCGCACTACGCGCACCAGTCCAACCTGGCCGAGGACCGGCTGCTCTACCCGGTCA of the Streptomyces koelreuteriae genome contains:
- a CDS encoding leucyl aminopeptidase, giving the protein MTALTLSTAAAPGLRADAIVIGVAKGAKGPVVAPGAEAVDKAYDGKLAGVLETLGASGAEGELTKLPAPSGFKAPLVLAVGLGAVPEKDADYDTEALRRAAGVAARALSGTKKAAFALPLTDAADAGAIGEGALLGAYSFDAYKENGKDPKAKNGKAPLAEVTLLGGKPRDKAYKAAIERAAAVSEELNRARDLINTPPNDLNPEAFAAVAQTAAKEHGIKVQVLDVKALEKGGYGGILGVGAGSAAGPRLVKLSYTSSKAKKHLAFVGKGITYDSGGISLKPAGHNETMKCDMSGAATVFAAVVAAARLGLEVNVTGWLALAENMPSGSATRPGDVLRMYSGKTVEVLNTDAEGRLVLADALWAASQEKPDAIVDVATLTGAMVLALGNRTFGIMGNDDAFRSAVHEAAEEVGEPAWPMPLPEHLRKGMDSPTADIANMGERMGGGLVAGLFLREFVGEGITWAHLDIAGPAFNEGGPFGYTPKGGTGSAVRTLVRLAELTAAGDLG